In one window of Chryseobacterium sp. JV274 DNA:
- the nadC gene encoding carboxylating nicotinate-nucleotide diphosphorylase has protein sequence MKRPAYVTDKALKSFIKNALEEDIQDGDHSTLSTIPKDLVQSAKLLVKQNCILAGVELAEIIFKTFDKNLKVEVFIKDGAPCKFGDVALMVTGSARSILSTERFVLNCMQRMSGIATLTHDWDSRLVGTKTKLLDTRKTTPNFRMCEKWAVAIGGGTNHRYGLYDMIMLKDNHIDYNGSITNAVAMAKDYVKKNKKKLKIEVETRNLEEVREAINAKVDRIMLDNMDVNTMKQAVKMINGSCESEASGGITRDMLKEIASTGVTFISVGALTHSAENIDLSLKAVK, from the coding sequence ATGAAAAGACCAGCATACGTAACAGATAAAGCATTAAAGTCATTTATAAAAAACGCTCTTGAAGAAGATATTCAGGATGGAGACCACTCTACCTTGTCTACCATTCCAAAGGATCTTGTGCAAAGTGCTAAGCTTTTAGTAAAACAGAACTGCATTCTTGCAGGTGTTGAGCTGGCAGAAATCATTTTCAAGACTTTTGACAAAAATCTGAAAGTGGAAGTTTTCATTAAAGACGGAGCTCCTTGTAAATTTGGAGATGTAGCACTTATGGTAACAGGAAGTGCAAGATCTATTCTTTCCACTGAAAGATTCGTCCTTAACTGTATGCAGAGAATGAGCGGTATTGCTACGCTTACCCATGACTGGGACTCAAGATTGGTAGGTACAAAAACCAAACTTTTAGATACAAGAAAAACAACTCCTAACTTCAGAATGTGTGAAAAATGGGCGGTTGCGATAGGTGGAGGAACCAATCACAGATATGGTCTTTATGACATGATTATGCTGAAAGACAACCATATCGACTACAATGGAAGCATCACCAATGCAGTGGCAATGGCCAAGGATTACGTTAAAAAGAACAAAAAAAAGTTAAAAATTGAGGTTGAAACAAGAAACCTTGAAGAAGTTCGCGAAGCCATCAATGCAAAGGTTGACAGAATCATGCTTGATAATATGGATGTAAATACCATGAAGCAGGCGGTAAAAATGATTAACGGCTCATGTGAGTCTGAAGCTTCAGGCGGAATTACCCGTGATATGCTTAAAGAAATTGCTTCAACAGGGGTAACATTTATTTCTGTAGGAGCCCTTACACACTCTGCTGAGAATATAGATTTGAGTCTCAAAGCAGTGAAATAG
- the nadB gene encoding L-aspartate oxidase gives MIKADVLVIGSGISGLSYAIKVSEQLPDAKIIIVTKSDEDESNTKYAQGGLAVVTDSKNDNFSKHIEDTMRAGDGENKRDVVEMVVTEAPKRFKEIVEWGAQFDMKNGKFALGREGGHTENRIVHHKDITGFEIERALLETANNSPNIEILDHHYVIDIITQHHVPGKELNEGDIHCYGAYILDEKSKTIKKITSKITLVATGGAGHVYKNTTNPTIATGDGIAFVARAKGKVSNMQYYQFHPTALYSKMDGMLFLISEAVRGDGAKLRTKRGEKFMHKYDEREELASRDIVARAIDAEMKITGDEFVGLDCKEMNHEKFLEHFPNIYKKCRDEGIDPFTQLIPVVPACHYLMGGIEVDRDGQSSIRNLFAVGECTNSGLHGANRLASNSLLEGLVFGHNAAMKTVELLNENSFNFDDLKAVPEWNEEGMKIMDEMVIVSYLRKQLQEMMSDLVGIVRSNKRLNMALQKHQEIAAAVDEIYHYSILSPQLSELRNLTTVAYLIITQSMEMTENKGAFYNKDLA, from the coding sequence ATGATAAAAGCGGATGTATTAGTAATCGGTTCCGGCATTTCCGGACTTTCCTATGCCATTAAAGTTTCTGAACAGCTCCCTGATGCCAAAATCATTATCGTAACCAAATCTGACGAAGACGAAAGCAATACCAAATATGCACAAGGCGGTCTGGCTGTAGTTACAGATTCTAAAAATGATAATTTCAGCAAACATATTGAAGACACTATGCGCGCCGGAGACGGTGAGAACAAACGCGATGTCGTAGAAATGGTCGTTACGGAAGCTCCAAAAAGATTTAAAGAAATTGTAGAATGGGGGGCCCAATTTGACATGAAGAACGGCAAATTCGCTTTAGGAAGAGAAGGAGGCCATACTGAAAACAGAATCGTACACCACAAAGATATTACAGGTTTTGAAATTGAAAGAGCTTTGCTGGAAACAGCCAATAACAGCCCAAATATTGAAATTCTTGACCATCATTATGTAATTGATATCATTACACAACACCATGTTCCCGGAAAAGAACTCAACGAAGGAGATATTCATTGCTATGGAGCATATATTCTGGATGAAAAGTCCAAGACTATCAAAAAAATTACTTCTAAAATAACACTGGTTGCAACAGGAGGTGCAGGACATGTTTATAAAAACACTACCAACCCCACCATTGCTACAGGAGACGGAATTGCTTTTGTAGCCCGCGCGAAAGGAAAGGTTTCCAATATGCAGTATTATCAGTTTCACCCAACAGCTCTGTACAGCAAAATGGACGGAATGTTGTTTCTAATTTCGGAAGCAGTTCGTGGAGACGGAGCGAAATTAAGAACCAAAAGGGGCGAAAAATTCATGCATAAGTATGATGAACGTGAAGAACTAGCATCCAGAGATATCGTTGCAAGAGCCATCGACGCCGAAATGAAAATTACCGGAGACGAATTTGTTGGTTTAGACTGCAAGGAAATGAACCATGAAAAATTCTTAGAACATTTCCCTAATATTTATAAAAAATGCAGAGACGAAGGAATTGATCCCTTCACTCAACTAATTCCCGTTGTACCGGCCTGCCATTATTTAATGGGAGGTATTGAAGTTGACAGAGACGGACAGTCCTCCATCAGAAATCTTTTTGCTGTAGGTGAATGTACCAACTCAGGACTTCACGGAGCCAACAGACTTGCTTCCAATTCATTACTTGAAGGCTTGGTTTTCGGGCACAATGCTGCCATGAAAACCGTAGAACTTCTGAATGAAAACAGTTTCAACTTTGATGATCTGAAAGCCGTTCCGGAATGGAATGAAGAAGGAATGAAAATCATGGACGAAATGGTAATCGTAAGCTATCTCAGAAAGCAGCTTCAGGAAATGATGAGCGACCTGGTAGGTATTGTAAGAAGTAACAAACGTCTGAATATGGCACTCCAGAAACATCAGGAAATTGCTGCTGCCGTGGATGAAATTTACCACTACTCTATCCTTTCTCCTCAATTATCAGAATTAAGAAACTTAACAACCGTTGCCTACCTCATCATTACCCAGTCTATGGAAATGACGGAGAATAAGGGGGCATTCTATAATAAAGATTTAGCCTAA
- a CDS encoding NAD(P)H-dependent oxidoreductase, which yields MNYLEALSRRYSVKKFNHQIIPQETLHNILESGKLSASSLGLQPYKIVIVESEEMKQKLIPAFYNPSQISTCSHLIVIISKKIIEENYIRGYFNHISEVRDTPVEKLDPFRNSINQHITQKTEDEIFNWAEKQSYIVLANLMYAAAIENIDSCPMEGFRQDLIEEILNINPETEKVTVTLALGYRSEEDHFQHMKKVRKPNEKLFKFI from the coding sequence ATGAATTATTTGGAAGCTTTAAGCAGAAGATATTCTGTAAAAAAATTCAATCATCAGATTATTCCTCAGGAAACCCTTCACAATATTCTTGAGTCAGGAAAGCTGTCTGCCAGTTCTCTGGGACTTCAGCCCTATAAAATTGTGATTGTTGAGAGTGAAGAAATGAAGCAGAAACTGATTCCGGCTTTCTATAATCCTTCTCAGATTTCCACCTGTTCTCATCTTATCGTTATTATTTCAAAGAAAATTATTGAAGAGAACTATATCCGGGGATATTTTAATCATATTTCTGAAGTAAGAGATACTCCTGTTGAAAAACTGGATCCTTTCAGAAACAGTATAAATCAGCACATCACCCAGAAAACAGAGGATGAAATCTTCAACTGGGCAGAAAAACAATCCTATATAGTATTGGCCAATCTTATGTATGCCGCCGCTATTGAAAATATAGACTCCTGCCCTATGGAAGGTTTCCGCCAGGATCTTATAGAAGAAATTCTGAATATCAATCCCGAAACAGAAAAAGTAACCGTTACCCTCGCTTTAGGCTACCGTTCTGAAGAAGACCATTTTCAGCACATGAAAAAAGTAAGGAAACCAAACGAAAAATTGTTTAAATTTATTTAA